DNA sequence from the Vibrio sp. BS-M-Sm-2 genome:
TCAACACATTAATTGCTGATGCCGCGAAACAAGCGAATCTGCCAACGAACTTGGTGCAAGTTGCCTCGTATGACGCTGCTCAACAGTTGTTGTCTTGCGATGTACGTAGCGTGGGTTACGTGGGTAACTCGCAAACGGCACAAGCTATCAATTTACAGCTTGCTAAGCGTGACGGTGCAATCGTCGGTTTAGTCGCTGAAACGGATCTGGCGACAATGAATGTTGCCAATGATCCACACCTATCGCTGCGCTTCATTACCGAGCGTACGCGAACTATAAATATAACAGCCGTGGGCGGTAACGCGACCTTGCTCGAACTTGGAAGCGAAGCTCACTAACCTTCAGTAAAATTGGCTCTAAGCACTTTTGGTTTTTCCAACTTTGGTTTTCACCATCTTTGGATTTAACTCATAGTGCTTTGGAGCCTGAATACCTAACTCAATGCACTTGCTTGCCTTTACGGTGAGTGCCTTGCATTGAATTAGGCATGGAAGGCTTTCTACAAAATGAGGACTATCAAATGATAGAAAACAGTTTTGCAATAACGACGACGTTCATTGCGTATCTAATTATGATGCTGGCGATCGGTGTTATTGCTTACAAACGTACATCTAACTCAACTGACTACTTCCTAGGTGGTCGTTCGTTAGGCCCATGGCCTGCTGCACTTTCTGCTGGTGCATCAGACATGAGTGGTTGGTTGCTACTTGGCCTGCCTGGTTACGCTTACGCTGCTGGCTTTGAAGCATTTTGGCTTGCTGGTGGCCTACTTGTTGGTACTTGGGCAAACTGGTTAATCAGTGCAAAACGTCTACGTACTTACAGCATTACGACTGAATCACTGACGCTGCCTGAGTTCCTATCTCGTCGTTTCAACGATAACTCTAAGCTGATCCAAACAATTTCTGCTTTCTTTATCCTTTTATTCTTCCTTTTCTACACAAGTTCAGGCTTGGTAGCAGGTGGTAAATTGTTTGAAACGGTATTCGGCCTAGATTACACAACGGCAGTAATTATCGGCACGGTATGTGTGGTTTCTTACACCCTGTTTGGTGGTTTCCTAGCGGTATCTTGGACTGACTTGGTTCAAGGTTTACTAATGTCTGCTGCGCTATTGATTGTACCAATCGCGGCAATGAACGGCGGCCTTGGTCAGCTATCTAGCGACCTACACAACATCAACCCAGAGCTACTAACGCTATGGAATGATGCGAAAGGTGAGCCTCTTTCTGCTATCGCGATCATCTCGCTAGCGGCATGGGGTCTAGGTTACTTCGGTCAGCCACATATCCTTGCTCGTTTCAAAGCAACACGTAGCAATAAAGACCTAACAACAGCGCGTCGTATCGCGGTGGTATGGACTGCACTGTCTATGATTGGTGCAATGCTGGTGGGTCTTGTTGGTCTAATCTACGTGACGAACTCTGGCGCACCTAAGCTAGACGATGGCGAGAAGATCTTCATGCTTCTTGTGAACGCGATGTTCCATCCAGTAATCGCAGGTATCCTACTTGCTGCAATCCTAGCGGCAATCATGAGTACTGCGGATTCACAACTTCTTGTTTCTTCATCTGCAATGGCAGAAGACTTGTACAAGCAAGTGCTTAAGAAAGATGCGACGTCTGAAGAGATCGTTCGTGTAGGCCGCTTCGCGGTTATCCTAATCTCTCTGATTGCTCTTGTGTTAGCGATGACGCCAGACAGTTCAGTACTTGGCCTTGTATCTTACGCATGGGCTGGTTTTGGTGCTGCATTCGGTCCAGCTATCGTATTGAGCCTGTACTGGTCTCGTATGAACCGTAACGGCGCTCTAGCGGGTATCGTAGTTGGTGGTGTTACGATTGTACTTTGGAAACAGTTCACAGGCGGTTGGTTCGATGTGTACGAGATCGTACCGGGAATCATCTTATCAACGATTTCTATCGTTGTGGTTAGCTTGATTACTGGCGAGCCAGAAGATGAAGTTAAGAAGCAACATGCTGAGTTCGAGAAGAACCTAGTTGAGCTAGACTAATTTACATTGTAAAGCAGATGTAAATTAGCTAAGAACATTGGCAACAACCAATTGATAAAAACAATAGAGTCACTTCGGTGGCTCTATTTTTTTGACCATTTCCTAATGCTTTCGACCTCGTGCTGGTCTATCTTCAATGACTCCAAACTCTTTTGATGGGCACTTGGCTCCATCATCTCAAACAGCTTGTGTCAGTTGTACATGTCTCTTCATTGCCCCCGCAATTCTCCATGACGTGACCCTAGTGTTCCTTATCAATATTGGTGTTTATTGCTTCGTGCTCGATCAATATGTTTTTTGTGATCATTAAAAGCCGAGTTTTTTATGTGGGTGCGACTTTTGTCTTATTTCAAATTCGGGTGAAGTACTGCCGTTATCGGGTTTTACAATGTAAATCGAAACCGAATGATTAAAGGGGGGATAAATAGAAGAAGGATCTTGATGACGCTTGATATCAAAAAACAAAGGGAAAATTGGCTGTTTTTTGAACTTAGCGCTCACTTTTGTCATTAGCTCGGTGAATTGTTGAACTGAATTGGACATGATGTGTCAATTGTCAGTAACCACTAAAGACCTATAGGACAAAGGTATGCCTGATCTCTATTGCAAAGGATGTAAAAAAACAACACTACATAAGTCTATAATGAAACGTTGTGAATCAGAGCCCGAGACAGCCTCTGGCCGTATGATGCAATGGACCTCAAAGCTATTTAGTGGCAACTTATATTATGATATGGAAACGCAGCACTTTTGCCGAACGTGTAATTGCCGTTGCGAAACAGGAAGTACTGTACCCCAAGTTGGTTTAGCTTAACTTATAGTAAGTGCTTGCTAACTTAGATCGATAAACCTCCGCTTTAGGAGGTTTTTGCGTTTCTATGCGGCTTTGAGTGCTAGCTCAGCGTCAATGGCGTCGCCATCAATCTTCACATCCCAACCATAGCTTGAGTACTCATTTGCTAGTGCCTGAGCCACATCTTTTGATACCGTTACGTGTGTCCATGAACCAATACCGTAAGGCTTATATGCGAGTTCTTGTGTTTTCATAATAGAGTCATCCTTTCTCTTTGATAATTCTATTATTCACTTTGCCATATATCCTTTCTTTCGTTTCTGGCTCAACTTATTTGTTTA
Encoded proteins:
- the putP gene encoding sodium/proline symporter PutP; the encoded protein is MEGFLQNEDYQMIENSFAITTTFIAYLIMMLAIGVIAYKRTSNSTDYFLGGRSLGPWPAALSAGASDMSGWLLLGLPGYAYAAGFEAFWLAGGLLVGTWANWLISAKRLRTYSITTESLTLPEFLSRRFNDNSKLIQTISAFFILLFFLFYTSSGLVAGGKLFETVFGLDYTTAVIIGTVCVVSYTLFGGFLAVSWTDLVQGLLMSAALLIVPIAAMNGGLGQLSSDLHNINPELLTLWNDAKGEPLSAIAIISLAAWGLGYFGQPHILARFKATRSNKDLTTARRIAVVWTALSMIGAMLVGLVGLIYVTNSGAPKLDDGEKIFMLLVNAMFHPVIAGILLAAILAAIMSTADSQLLVSSSAMAEDLYKQVLKKDATSEEIVRVGRFAVILISLIALVLAMTPDSSVLGLVSYAWAGFGAAFGPAIVLSLYWSRMNRNGALAGIVVGGVTIVLWKQFTGGWFDVYEIVPGIILSTISIVVVSLITGEPEDEVKKQHAEFEKNLVELD